The Planococcus versutus genome contains a region encoding:
- the rimP gene encoding ribosome maturation factor RimP, which produces MSKITEQIEKIVQPITSELALELVDVEFVKEGRTWFLRVYVDNPDAPIDIDQCALVSEKLSEILDELDPIEQNYFLEVSSPGAERPLKKEKDYEKALSKLIYIKTYEPIEDTKEFEGYLKSYDDDQVEIEIKIKTRRKIITIAKEKIALIRLAIDFSVKPD; this is translated from the coding sequence ATGAGCAAAATTACAGAACAAATCGAGAAGATAGTACAACCCATTACGAGTGAATTAGCACTTGAACTTGTAGATGTGGAATTCGTAAAAGAAGGTCGTACATGGTTTTTACGAGTATATGTGGACAATCCAGATGCACCAATTGATATAGATCAATGTGCATTAGTTAGTGAAAAATTAAGTGAAATTTTGGATGAATTAGATCCGATTGAACAAAATTACTTCCTGGAAGTTTCTTCACCAGGCGCAGAGCGTCCTTTGAAAAAAGAAAAAGACTATGAAAAAGCTTTGAGTAAATTAATTTACATCAAAACATATGAACCGATTGAAGATACAAAAGAGTTTGAAGGCTACTTGAAATCTTATGATGATGATCAAGTAGAAATTGAAATTAAAATCAAAACACGCAGAAAAATAATCACAATTGCAAAAGAAAAAATTGCGTTAATTCGATTGGCTATTGATTTTTCTGTTAAACCTGATTGA
- the rnpM gene encoding RNase P modulator RnpM, whose product MALQKKIPLRKCVATSEMHPKKEMIRVVRSKEGEVSVDLTGKKSGRGAYLSKTEDAIATARKKKVLDKQLEVKIPDEIYDELIRIVLREQLK is encoded by the coding sequence TTGGCTCTGCAAAAGAAAATTCCATTACGGAAGTGTGTAGCTACAAGCGAGATGCATCCTAAAAAAGAAATGATTCGTGTTGTTCGTTCAAAAGAAGGCGAAGTATCGGTTGATTTGACCGGCAAAAAGTCAGGACGCGGCGCTTATCTTTCGAAAACGGAAGATGCCATCGCGACTGCCCGCAAAAAGAAAGTGCTGGACAAGCAGTTAGAAGTCAAAATTCCAGACGAAATCTATGATGAGTTAATTCGCATCGTTCTTAGAGAGCAGTTGAAATAA
- the nusA gene encoding transcription termination factor NusA, with protein MSSELLDAFEVLEKQKGISREVLIEAIEAALVTAYKRNFNQAQNVRVDLNLDTGTMLVYSRKDVVEEVEDERLHISLEEAKVINPAYELGDVVEEEVTPRNFGRIAAQTAKQVVTQRVREAERGLIFEEFVDRADDIVNGIVERMDARNLYVGLGKVEAVLPQTEQMPNENYKPHDRIKVYITKVERTTRGPQVFVSRTHPGLLRRLFESEVPEIYDGIVEIKSIAREAGDRSKISVFAHRDDIDPVGSCVGSKGGRVQTIVNELSGEKIDIVEWSEEPVVFVANALSPSKVLDVQVNEEAKSTTVVVPDYQLSLAIGKRGQNARLAAKLTGWKIDIKSETDARELGIYPNSNTKIELVESGEELDDFDFYGEKE; from the coding sequence ATGAGCAGTGAGTTATTGGATGCTTTTGAAGTATTAGAAAAACAAAAAGGGATATCGCGTGAAGTTCTAATTGAAGCAATCGAAGCGGCTTTAGTAACAGCATACAAACGGAATTTTAACCAAGCCCAAAACGTTCGAGTGGATTTAAACTTAGATACGGGAACGATGTTAGTTTATTCACGTAAAGATGTTGTAGAAGAAGTTGAAGATGAGCGCCTTCACATTTCATTAGAAGAAGCAAAAGTGATCAATCCGGCTTATGAGCTAGGAGATGTGGTGGAAGAAGAAGTAACGCCACGTAACTTCGGTCGAATTGCTGCACAAACAGCAAAACAAGTTGTTACACAACGAGTACGTGAAGCTGAACGCGGATTAATCTTTGAAGAATTTGTTGATCGTGCAGACGATATTGTAAATGGCATTGTAGAACGCATGGATGCTCGTAATTTATATGTCGGTTTAGGTAAAGTAGAAGCTGTGCTTCCACAGACAGAACAAATGCCTAATGAAAATTACAAGCCGCATGATCGCATTAAAGTGTATATCACAAAAGTTGAACGCACAACACGCGGACCACAAGTATTTGTTTCACGTACACACCCAGGACTACTGCGTCGCTTATTCGAAAGCGAAGTTCCTGAAATTTATGATGGTATTGTTGAAATCAAGTCAATCGCACGTGAAGCAGGGGATCGCTCAAAAATATCGGTATTTGCACATCGCGATGATATCGATCCGGTAGGTTCATGTGTGGGATCTAAAGGTGGTCGTGTTCAAACAATCGTTAACGAGTTGAGCGGTGAGAAGATTGATATTGTGGAATGGTCTGAAGAGCCAGTTGTCTTTGTAGCAAATGCACTTAGTCCATCTAAAGTATTAGATGTACAAGTAAACGAAGAAGCAAAATCAACTACGGTTGTTGTTCCTGATTATCAATTATCACTAGCTATCGGTAAACGTGGACAAAATGCTCGATTAGCAGCAAAGTTAACAGGCTGGAAAATTGATATTAAAAGCGAAACCGATGCACGTGAACTTGGGATTTACCCTAACTCAAATACTAAAATTGAATTAGTTGAATCCGGTGAAGAACTAGATGATTTTGATTTTTACGGCGAAAAAGAATAA
- a CDS encoding proline--tRNA ligase, translated as MKQTVTFIPTLRETPADAEVRSHQLLLRAGFIRQNTSGIYSFLPLGKRVLQKVETVIREEMEAANSVEIFMPALQQAELWQESGRWYTYGDELMRLKDRNDREFALGATHEEVITSLLRDEIKSYKKLPLNLFQIQSKFRDEKRPRFGLLRGREFLMKDAYSFHATSESLDETYDVMMQAYKNIFTRLGLNFRAVIADSGAIGGKDNHEFMVLSEIGEDTIAYSDTSSYAANIEMAAVNVTYPVSDETARAMEKVATPGKNTIADIAEFFQTTADKCIKTMVFKADDELVIVLARGDHEVNDVKVKHATGATVVEMATPEEVQHLLDCDIGSLGPINLPGDIRLFADHAVENIVNGIAGANESGYHYKNVTPGKDFTVPAFHDLRFIQEGDASPDGQGTIQFAKGIEVGHIFKLGTTYSIPLKGTFLNDQGKAMPYIMGCYGIGVSRVLAAVAEQFQDDDGFTWPNIVAPYEVHLVPVNVKDDVQRELGEELYALLKNNRYEVLLDDRKERAGVKFTDADLIGLPIRITIGKKAAEGILEVKIRRTGETFEWTRDEVLEKIQQFFKK; from the coding sequence ATGAAACAAACAGTAACTTTTATCCCGACTTTACGTGAAACGCCAGCCGATGCAGAAGTAAGATCGCATCAGTTGCTATTGCGCGCAGGATTTATTCGTCAAAATACAAGTGGCATTTATTCGTTTTTACCATTAGGCAAACGTGTTCTCCAAAAAGTTGAAACGGTTATTCGTGAAGAAATGGAAGCAGCTAATAGCGTCGAAATTTTTATGCCAGCACTTCAACAAGCAGAGTTGTGGCAAGAATCTGGTCGTTGGTATACGTACGGTGACGAATTAATGCGTTTGAAAGATCGCAATGATCGTGAATTTGCACTTGGTGCGACACACGAAGAAGTCATTACCAGCTTATTGCGTGATGAAATCAAATCATACAAGAAATTACCGTTAAATTTATTTCAAATTCAATCAAAGTTTAGAGATGAAAAACGTCCACGCTTTGGTTTATTGCGTGGCCGTGAATTCTTGATGAAAGATGCTTATTCATTCCATGCGACATCTGAAAGCTTAGACGAAACATATGACGTCATGATGCAAGCATATAAGAATATTTTTACACGTCTTGGGTTAAATTTCCGTGCAGTTATTGCAGATTCCGGTGCAATTGGCGGAAAAGACAATCATGAATTTATGGTGTTGTCGGAAATCGGCGAAGATACAATTGCTTATTCGGATACATCTTCATATGCTGCGAACATTGAAATGGCTGCAGTTAACGTGACGTACCCAGTTTCAGACGAAACAGCTAGAGCGATGGAAAAAGTTGCAACTCCAGGCAAAAACACCATTGCAGATATAGCAGAATTTTTCCAAACAACTGCTGACAAATGCATCAAAACAATGGTGTTCAAAGCAGATGATGAACTGGTCATCGTTTTAGCAAGAGGCGATCACGAAGTCAATGATGTTAAAGTAAAACACGCTACAGGTGCTACAGTTGTTGAAATGGCAACTCCAGAAGAGGTACAGCACTTATTAGATTGTGATATCGGTTCGCTTGGACCTATCAATTTGCCGGGAGATATTCGATTGTTTGCTGACCATGCAGTGGAAAACATTGTAAATGGGATTGCAGGAGCTAACGAAAGTGGCTACCATTATAAAAATGTTACGCCTGGTAAAGACTTTACGGTACCCGCTTTTCATGACTTGCGCTTTATCCAAGAAGGCGATGCTTCTCCGGACGGTCAAGGAACAATTCAGTTTGCGAAAGGAATCGAAGTTGGCCATATCTTTAAATTAGGGACAACTTATAGCATTCCGTTAAAAGGAACGTTTCTGAACGACCAAGGCAAAGCAATGCCTTATATTATGGGTTGTTATGGCATTGGTGTGTCACGTGTTCTGGCTGCAGTAGCTGAACAATTTCAAGATGATGATGGCTTTACGTGGCCAAATATTGTCGCGCCATATGAAGTGCATCTTGTGCCTGTAAACGTTAAAGACGATGTCCAGCGTGAACTTGGTGAAGAACTTTATGCTTTGTTAAAAAATAATCGGTACGAAGTATTATTAGATGATCGCAAAGAACGCGCTGGAGTAAAATTCACTGACGCAGATTTGATTGGCTTACCAATTCGAATCACTATTGGTAAAAAAGCAGCTGAAGGAATTTTGGAAGTGAAAATACGTCGTACAGGTGAAACATTTGAATGGACGCGTGACGAAGTACTTGAGAAAATACAGCAGTTCTTTAAAAAATAA
- the dxr gene encoding 1-deoxy-D-xylulose-5-phosphate reductoisomerase, with the protein MTKKIILMGATGSIGVQTADIIREHPQKFSLVGFSAGKNMNTARALLAEFKPEIVCVQQEEDAKTLAREYPAVSFVTGTKGLIEIAVYDADILVNAVLGSVGLEPTLEAIKLGRTIAIANKETLVTAGHLVMDSAKLYGATILPVDSEHSALFQALNGEKKDQANRLILTASGGSFRDLTRDQLQNVTVQDALNHPNWSMGSKITIDSATMVNKGLEVIEAHILFNFAYADIDVVLHRESIIHSMVEFQDTSVIAQLGTPDMRVPIQYALSYPDRLPRPNAKRLNLAEISQLNFREMDYTRFRALQLAFDAGNAGGTMTTVLNAANEQAVALFLNEKIKFLQIEEIIERAMDQHKVMANPDLETILHVDAETRKSVRNMLK; encoded by the coding sequence ATGACTAAGAAAATTATTTTAATGGGCGCAACCGGATCCATCGGTGTGCAAACAGCTGATATTATTCGAGAACATCCGCAAAAGTTTTCACTAGTTGGATTTTCCGCCGGAAAAAATATGAATACCGCGCGCGCGTTACTTGCTGAATTCAAACCTGAAATTGTTTGTGTGCAACAAGAAGAAGACGCGAAAACGTTAGCACGTGAATATCCCGCTGTATCATTTGTAACAGGAACTAAAGGGTTGATTGAGATTGCTGTTTATGACGCGGACATACTAGTAAATGCAGTATTAGGCAGTGTAGGCTTAGAGCCGACACTAGAAGCGATTAAGCTTGGTCGTACCATTGCGATTGCTAATAAAGAAACGCTCGTTACAGCAGGTCATTTGGTGATGGATAGCGCTAAGCTTTATGGAGCAACTATTTTACCAGTCGACAGCGAACATTCAGCGTTATTTCAAGCATTAAACGGTGAAAAAAAAGATCAAGCAAATCGATTAATTTTAACGGCTTCAGGTGGTAGTTTTCGCGATTTAACACGCGACCAGTTGCAAAACGTCACCGTTCAAGATGCTTTAAATCATCCTAACTGGTCAATGGGTTCGAAAATCACAATTGATTCTGCCACAATGGTCAATAAAGGATTAGAAGTAATCGAAGCGCATATTTTATTTAATTTTGCGTATGCGGACATAGATGTCGTACTTCATCGCGAAAGTATTATTCATTCCATGGTTGAATTCCAAGATACAAGTGTGATCGCGCAACTTGGAACACCGGACATGCGTGTTCCCATTCAGTACGCATTGTCTTATCCGGATCGTTTACCGCGTCCGAATGCAAAACGGTTGAATTTAGCCGAGATTAGTCAGTTGAATTTCCGGGAAATGGATTATACGCGATTCCGCGCATTGCAACTAGCTTTTGATGCTGGAAATGCCGGTGGGACGATGACGACTGTACTTAATGCAGCGAACGAACAAGCAGTAGCGTTGTTTTTAAATGAAAAAATCAAATTTCTTCAAATCGAAGAAATAATTGAACGTGCCATGGATCAGCATAAAGTGATGGCGAATCCAGATTTGGAAACAATTTTACACGTAGATGCTGAAACAAGAAAATCTGTTCGTAACATGCTAAAATGA
- a CDS encoding YlxQ family RNA-binding protein — MTKQKVLQLLGLATRARMTISGEEMSVSEVRKGKAKLVIISEDASENTSKKLHDKCKSNGVELCVFGSRFELGHAIGKQERVVIAVTDSGFAKKLISLIEEINRGRADDQNSST; from the coding sequence ATGACCAAACAAAAAGTCCTTCAATTACTTGGATTAGCAACACGTGCAAGAATGACCATTTCTGGTGAAGAAATGTCCGTGAGCGAAGTTCGAAAAGGAAAAGCGAAATTAGTGATCATTTCGGAAGATGCTTCAGAAAATACAAGCAAGAAATTGCATGATAAATGTAAATCAAATGGAGTGGAACTATGTGTTTTTGGATCCCGTTTTGAGTTGGGACATGCAATAGGCAAACAAGAGCGGGTAGTGATTGCAGTCACAGATTCAGGATTTGCAAAAAAACTAATCAGCTTGATTGAAGAAATTAATCGGGGGCGAGCAGATGACCAAAATTCGAGTACATGA
- a CDS encoding PolC-type DNA polymerase III, producing the protein MTNEQDSKMRFKMLLQHLNLTDDLHMPFFEKAELTRMTVHKKERSWKFLVKLKNILPIDLYLLLKQRLYSTFSPIASVQLSIETVQQTAEETEVLSYWKYAVEELADMAPPLRERLLSQKPVWNGNKLLLQCSHEHEMMALKSKYSDKLAGVYRQFGFPHVAIDFQLSDENQEAAHEAFMAERLREEEAMAQKALSDMKKRETHQKENGAPSGPFQMGTAIKPDEYIVDIKSIVDEERRVTIEGYVFDAEVRELRSGRSLLTVKITDYTDSILVKMFSRDKEDAALMANAKKGMWLKARGSIQTDTFVRDLVMMAQDIVEIKPELRRDTAEEKRVELHLHTPMSQMDAVSSVESLVSQAAKWGHPAIAITDHAGVQSFPDAYAASKKHGIKAIFGLEANLVDDGVPIAHGERHVLLEDETFVVFDLETTGLSAVYDTIIELAAVKIKGGQIIDKFESFANPHHELSSTTIDLTGITDDMVKNAPEVEEVIRNYHDWAGDHIMVAHNASFDMGFLYVCYKKFGIETKHSTIDTLELARMLHPELKNHRLNTLAKKFGIDLTQHHRAIYDTEATSYLLTHLLKEADKKGILYHDQINDYVGSGDAYKRSRPTHCTLLAQNDEGLKNLFKLVSASHIDYFYRVPRIPRSLLQKHRSGLLVGSGCDKGEVFEAVMQKSMEEVEKAAQFYDYLEVHPKEVYSHLIEREMIRDEWNLEDIIRKLVKVSRKLEIPLVATGNVHYLDETDAIFRQVLIGSQGGANPLNRTKLPKVHFRTTNEMLDAFDFLGSETAHELVVDNSLKISEMIDVVKPIKDELYTPKIEGADEEVRELSYNMAQQIYGSPLPDIVEARIEKELKSIIGHGFAVIYLISHKLVKKSLDDGYLVGSRGSVGSSLVATLTEITEVNPLPPHYICRKCKKSEFFDDGSVGSGFDLKDKNCPECDVPYQKEGQDIPFETFLGFKGDKVPDIDLNFSGEYQSKAHNYTKELFGEDNVFRAGTIGTVAEKTAYGYVRGYANDRDLTMRGAEIDRLVQGCSGVKRSTGQHPGGIIVVPDYMDIYDFSPIQFPADAQDSEWKTTHFDFHSIHDNLLKLDILGHDDPTVIRMLQDLSGIDPKTIPTDDPEVMKIFAGPETLGVTKEQIGCKTGTLGIPEFGTRFVRQMLEETKPNTFSELVQISGLSHGTDVWLSNAQELIQNGTCQLSDVIGCRDDIMVYLIYQGLESSLAFKIMESVRKGKGLTPEFEEAMKKEGVPNWYIESCKKIKYMFPKAHAAAYVLMAVRIAYFKVHFPILYYAAYFTVRAEDFDVNAMAKGSQSIRSVLDEINSKGLEASTKEKNLLTVMELTLEMIERGYTFQKVDLYKSSADQFIIEGKSLIPPFNAIPGLGTNAAKSIVAAREHGEFLSKEDLQQRGRVSKTIIEYMDDHGCLEGMPDANQLSLF; encoded by the coding sequence ATGACAAACGAGCAAGACTCCAAAATGCGATTCAAAATGCTGCTTCAACATCTCAACTTAACAGACGATTTGCATATGCCTTTTTTTGAAAAAGCTGAATTAACACGAATGACTGTCCATAAAAAAGAGCGGTCTTGGAAATTTCTTGTGAAACTAAAGAATATCCTACCGATTGATTTGTATTTATTATTAAAACAACGATTGTATAGTACATTTTCTCCGATAGCTTCTGTTCAATTGAGTATTGAAACAGTACAACAAACGGCAGAGGAAACCGAAGTGTTGTCTTATTGGAAATACGCAGTTGAAGAGTTGGCGGATATGGCACCGCCATTACGCGAAAGATTATTGTCACAAAAGCCTGTGTGGAATGGCAATAAACTTCTATTGCAATGTAGCCACGAACACGAAATGATGGCATTAAAATCAAAATATAGCGACAAATTAGCAGGCGTTTATCGCCAGTTTGGTTTTCCGCATGTAGCCATCGATTTTCAATTGTCAGACGAAAATCAAGAAGCTGCTCACGAAGCCTTCATGGCCGAACGTCTTCGTGAAGAAGAAGCTATGGCTCAAAAAGCATTGTCCGATATGAAAAAACGAGAAACCCATCAAAAAGAAAATGGAGCGCCTTCAGGTCCATTCCAAATGGGCACGGCAATCAAGCCGGATGAATATATTGTGGATATTAAATCAATTGTGGATGAAGAGCGTCGAGTTACAATTGAAGGATATGTTTTTGATGCAGAAGTGCGAGAACTTCGAAGTGGACGTTCTTTATTGACCGTGAAGATTACAGATTACACCGATTCGATTTTGGTCAAGATGTTCTCGCGCGATAAAGAAGATGCCGCATTGATGGCCAATGCTAAAAAAGGAATGTGGCTCAAAGCGCGTGGCTCGATTCAAACCGATACATTTGTTCGTGACTTGGTCATGATGGCGCAAGATATTGTCGAGATTAAACCAGAGCTTCGACGGGACACTGCTGAAGAAAAACGTGTGGAGCTTCATTTGCATACACCCATGAGTCAAATGGATGCTGTTTCATCTGTCGAGTCACTCGTTAGCCAAGCGGCTAAATGGGGACATCCGGCAATCGCCATTACAGATCATGCTGGTGTACAATCATTTCCTGATGCCTATGCAGCGAGTAAAAAGCATGGCATTAAAGCGATATTCGGCTTGGAAGCTAATTTAGTTGATGATGGTGTGCCAATTGCACATGGTGAACGCCACGTCCTATTAGAAGACGAGACCTTCGTTGTTTTTGACTTAGAAACTACCGGTTTATCTGCAGTTTACGACACAATCATTGAGTTGGCAGCTGTAAAAATTAAAGGTGGGCAAATTATCGATAAATTCGAAAGTTTTGCTAATCCACATCATGAGTTGTCATCAACCACCATTGATTTGACTGGGATCACAGACGATATGGTCAAAAATGCACCGGAAGTAGAAGAAGTTATTCGCAACTACCACGATTGGGCAGGCGACCATATTATGGTCGCGCATAATGCTTCATTCGATATGGGCTTTTTATATGTATGCTATAAAAAATTCGGTATTGAAACCAAACACTCTACCATCGATACATTAGAATTAGCGCGTATGCTTCATCCTGAACTTAAAAATCATCGACTAAACACCTTAGCGAAGAAATTTGGGATCGATTTAACGCAACATCACCGTGCAATTTATGATACGGAAGCGACTTCTTATTTACTGACGCATTTGCTAAAAGAAGCAGATAAAAAAGGCATCTTGTATCACGATCAAATCAATGATTATGTTGGTAGTGGGGATGCTTATAAACGTTCGCGACCCACGCATTGTACGTTATTGGCTCAAAATGACGAAGGGCTGAAAAATCTTTTCAAATTAGTATCTGCTTCACACATTGATTATTTCTACCGCGTCCCTCGTATTCCACGATCGTTATTGCAAAAGCATCGAAGTGGACTGCTAGTTGGTTCTGGCTGTGATAAAGGGGAAGTTTTTGAAGCGGTTATGCAAAAGTCAATGGAAGAAGTTGAGAAAGCCGCGCAATTTTACGATTATTTAGAAGTTCATCCAAAAGAAGTGTATTCGCATTTAATCGAACGTGAAATGATTCGGGATGAATGGAACCTAGAGGACATTATTCGCAAGCTGGTAAAAGTCAGTCGCAAATTAGAAATACCGTTAGTGGCAACAGGAAACGTGCATTATTTAGATGAAACCGATGCCATATTCCGACAAGTGTTAATCGGTTCCCAAGGTGGAGCCAATCCACTCAACCGGACTAAATTACCAAAAGTCCATTTTAGAACAACCAATGAGATGCTAGACGCTTTTGATTTTCTTGGAAGTGAGACAGCACACGAACTAGTTGTGGACAACTCTTTGAAAATTTCTGAGATGATTGATGTAGTTAAACCAATTAAAGACGAGTTGTATACGCCAAAAATCGAAGGTGCAGACGAAGAAGTTCGAGAACTCAGTTACAATATGGCACAACAAATATATGGTTCTCCTTTACCTGATATTGTCGAAGCACGTATTGAAAAAGAATTGAAATCCATTATTGGACATGGCTTTGCGGTTATTTATTTGATTTCTCATAAATTGGTGAAAAAATCGTTAGACGATGGTTATTTGGTTGGTTCGCGTGGTTCGGTTGGGTCATCACTGGTTGCTACGTTAACGGAAATTACCGAAGTCAATCCTTTGCCACCGCATTATATTTGCAGGAAATGCAAAAAATCTGAGTTTTTCGATGATGGTTCGGTTGGCTCTGGATTTGATTTGAAGGATAAAAATTGTCCGGAATGTGATGTGCCTTATCAAAAAGAAGGGCAAGACATTCCATTTGAAACGTTTTTAGGATTTAAAGGAGACAAAGTTCCCGATATCGATTTGAACTTTAGTGGTGAGTATCAGTCAAAAGCGCATAACTATACAAAAGAACTGTTTGGAGAAGACAATGTGTTCCGTGCAGGGACAATCGGAACAGTTGCAGAGAAAACAGCTTATGGTTATGTTCGTGGCTATGCAAACGACCGAGACTTGACGATGCGGGGAGCAGAAATTGACCGCTTAGTGCAAGGATGTTCGGGTGTTAAGCGTAGTACGGGACAGCATCCAGGAGGAATCATCGTGGTTCCAGACTATATGGATATCTATGATTTCTCACCGATACAGTTTCCAGCGGATGCTCAAGATTCTGAATGGAAGACAACTCATTTTGATTTCCATTCGATTCATGACAATTTATTGAAGCTCGATATACTCGGACACGATGATCCAACAGTGATTCGTATGCTGCAAGATCTTTCCGGGATAGACCCAAAAACTATTCCAACAGATGATCCAGAAGTGATGAAAATTTTTGCAGGGCCAGAAACACTTGGTGTGACAAAAGAGCAAATTGGCTGCAAAACCGGTACACTAGGTATCCCTGAGTTTGGTACGCGTTTTGTCCGTCAAATGCTTGAAGAAACAAAACCGAATACGTTTTCAGAATTAGTTCAGATTTCTGGACTGTCTCATGGGACAGATGTGTGGTTGAGCAACGCACAAGAACTGATTCAAAACGGTACCTGTCAGCTATCCGATGTAATCGGCTGTCGAGATGACATCATGGTTTATTTGATTTATCAAGGACTCGAATCTTCACTTGCATTTAAAATTATGGAATCTGTTCGTAAAGGAAAAGGACTAACACCCGAGTTTGAAGAAGCTATGAAAAAAGAAGGTGTACCCAATTGGTATATCGAATCGTGTAAAAAAATTAAGTACATGTTTCCAAAAGCTCATGCGGCGGCTTATGTTTTGATGGCTGTACGGATTGCATATTTCAAAGTGCATTTTCCTATACTGTACTACGCAGCATACTTTACCGTTCGTGCAGAAGACTTTGATGTTAACGCCATGGCGAAAGGTTCACAATCGATTCGCTCAGTACTTGATGAAATCAATTCTAAAGGATTAGAAGCGTCAACCAAAGAAAAAAACTTATTGACGGTTATGGAACTGACGCTTGAAATGATTGAACGAGGATATACGTTCCAAAAAGTTGACTTGTATAAATCATCTGCGGATCAATTTATTATTGAAGGCAAAAGCTTGATTCCACCATTTAATGCTATCCCAGGACTTGGGACGAATGCTGCAAAATCAATCGTTGCTGCACGTGAGCATGGAGAATTTTTATCGAAAGAAGATCTTCAGCAACGTGGACGTGTTTCAAAAACCATCATCGAATATATGGATGACCACGGATGCTTAGAAGGAATGCCTGATGCCAATCAGCTGTCTTTATTCTAG
- the rseP gene encoding RIP metalloprotease RseP: METVISFIIIFGALVFFHEFGHFLFAKRAGILVREFAIGMGPKILGITKGETLYTVRLLPIGGYVRMAGEDMDTIQLQAGHRIGILLNKKGQATKIIMNQKNVYPEILFLEVEEADLEKELWIKGYDEDEQLVRIEVVRDAVVEENGRETILAPYDRQFDSKSVGKRFMTIFAGPLFNFILAFFIFTAIGMMQGVPTFEPVITEVTEESPAAEAGMENGDLVTEIDGTSISTWDELVESVQDNAGNPLAFEVERNGKPLDFTITPEVSDQSAEQVGVIGVRYQSPVEKDFLGSFVYGAEQTVFWFKEIFRLLGMLVTGQFTIDALSGPVGIYKTTEEVAKYGFFTLMSWAGMLSINLGIMNLLPLPALDGGRLMFFILEAVRGKPVDRQKEGMVHFVGIMLLMLLMLVVTWNDIQKYFF; the protein is encoded by the coding sequence ATGGAAACAGTTATCTCGTTTATAATAATTTTCGGTGCTTTAGTTTTTTTCCACGAATTTGGTCATTTTCTTTTTGCGAAACGTGCAGGTATTTTAGTTCGTGAATTTGCGATTGGAATGGGCCCAAAAATTTTGGGGATCACCAAAGGAGAAACGCTTTACACAGTGCGGTTATTACCAATTGGAGGCTATGTACGTATGGCTGGTGAAGACATGGACACGATCCAGCTTCAAGCAGGTCATCGCATCGGCATTCTTTTGAATAAAAAAGGGCAAGCCACAAAAATTATCATGAATCAAAAGAATGTTTATCCGGAAATTTTGTTTCTTGAAGTAGAAGAAGCGGATTTAGAAAAGGAACTTTGGATAAAAGGATATGATGAAGACGAACAACTTGTACGCATAGAAGTGGTACGCGATGCAGTTGTAGAAGAAAATGGTAGGGAAACAATTTTAGCTCCATATGATCGTCAGTTCGACTCTAAGTCAGTCGGAAAACGATTTATGACCATTTTTGCTGGACCGTTATTCAACTTTATTTTAGCGTTTTTTATTTTCACAGCAATTGGTATGATGCAAGGTGTACCAACTTTTGAACCCGTCATAACGGAAGTAACTGAAGAAAGCCCAGCAGCTGAAGCTGGCATGGAAAATGGTGATTTAGTTACTGAAATTGACGGAACTTCAATTTCTACATGGGATGAACTTGTCGAATCTGTTCAAGATAATGCGGGGAATCCACTTGCCTTTGAAGTTGAACGAAATGGTAAACCGCTGGACTTTACTATTACACCTGAAGTTTCAGATCAATCAGCTGAACAAGTAGGCGTAATTGGTGTTCGTTATCAAAGTCCAGTAGAGAAGGATTTTCTTGGTTCATTCGTGTATGGTGCTGAACAAACCGTTTTTTGGTTTAAAGAAATCTTCCGTTTGTTAGGAATGCTTGTAACAGGACAATTTACAATTGATGCTTTGTCAGGTCCAGTTGGCATATACAAAACCACTGAAGAAGTAGCGAAATATGGATTCTTTACCTTGATGAGCTGGGCAGGTATGCTAAGTATCAATCTTGGTATTATGAACTTATTGCCGTTACCTGCACTTGATGGTGGACGTTTAATGTTCTTTATTCTTGAAGCAGTTCGCGGCAAACCGGTAGATCGACAAAAAGAAGGAATGGTTCACTTTGTAGGAATTATGCTTCTTATGTTGCTGATGCTTGTCGTCACGTGGAATGATATTCAAAAGTATTTCTTTTAA